One part of the Borreliella afzelii genome encodes these proteins:
- the clpP gene encoding ATP-dependent Clp endopeptidase proteolytic subunit ClpP, which yields MHNLIPTVIEHTGNYERVFDIYSRLLRERIIFLSGEINDPKADTVIAQLLFLESEDSNKDIYLYLNSPGGSITAGLAIYDTMQYIKPDVRTICIGQAASMGAFLLAAGAKGKRESLTYSRIMIHQPWGGISGQASDINIQANEILRLKKLIIDIMSNQIGVDKEKLALDMERDYFMTSSDALKYGLIDNILVRE from the coding sequence ATGCATAATTTAATACCCACTGTAATAGAGCATACGGGAAATTATGAGAGGGTATTTGATATATATTCAAGATTGCTTAGAGAGCGTATAATATTTTTGAGTGGTGAGATTAATGATCCTAAGGCAGATACTGTGATTGCCCAGCTTTTGTTTTTAGAATCAGAAGATTCAAACAAAGATATTTATCTTTATTTAAATTCTCCAGGAGGCAGTATTACTGCAGGTCTTGCGATTTATGATACTATGCAATATATAAAACCTGATGTAAGGACAATTTGCATTGGGCAAGCTGCTTCAATGGGAGCTTTTTTGCTTGCTGCTGGTGCCAAGGGGAAAAGAGAATCCCTAACTTATTCTAGAATAATGATTCACCAGCCTTGGGGTGGAATAAGTGGTCAGGCTAGCGATATTAATATACAAGCTAATGAAATTTTAAGACTTAAAAAATTAATAATAGACATTATGTCTAATCAGATAGGGGTTGATAAGGAAAAACTGGCTCTTGATATGGAAAGAGATTATTTTATGACTTCAAGTGATGCTCTTAAATATGGTCTTATTGATAATATCTTAGTAAGGGAGTAG
- the tig gene encoding trigger factor: protein MILSKDIRLLPGSKVEAVIRVSKNIIQEKYNSLLQDYSSRLKIQGFRIGKVPISIIEKKYSEGLRATVLEEVINNSLKEFFKEEPKRPLSYASPTIKEENLRLNLDKDFEFTFVYETYPEFKVPNIDDIDIKVEVPEVFIDDSDIDNEIKSLQIENSIIIEDEEGVVKKDSIVKVDFVELDDLLNEIVSTKRQDFVFTVGKSETYYDFDRDVIGMRINEERVIEKSYITDYKFEELAGSLKKLKIKIKSIKKRDLPLIDDEFAKDISERYNTLDDLKNFIRSKILSLVEEKKEALKLNKFFSTISEKLEIDIPRSMIEAEIEIAFKDAKRQNKMSLEEFKSMFYSSGYNGSDSLKDEILSNLKSKLIIQKMVDLDPIKVTENDLKDEMVRQSENSGVSYEEIKKFYEDQNLIFYLKDDIKRKIVEKKILASLKEVKGKQVSFKDFVNYKICE, encoded by the coding sequence GTGATTTTGAGTAAAGATATTAGGCTTCTTCCAGGTTCAAAAGTTGAGGCTGTCATTAGAGTTTCAAAAAATATTATTCAGGAAAAATATAACTCATTATTGCAAGATTATTCTTCCCGGCTTAAGATTCAAGGTTTTAGAATTGGAAAAGTTCCTATTAGTATTATTGAGAAGAAATATTCTGAGGGTTTAAGAGCTACTGTTTTAGAAGAAGTGATCAATAATTCTCTTAAAGAATTTTTTAAAGAAGAACCCAAAAGGCCTTTAAGTTATGCTTCTCCTACTATAAAGGAAGAAAATTTAAGATTAAATCTTGATAAAGATTTTGAATTTACTTTTGTATATGAGACTTATCCTGAATTTAAAGTTCCAAATATTGATGATATTGATATTAAAGTGGAGGTTCCCGAAGTTTTTATTGATGATTCTGATATTGATAATGAGATTAAGTCTCTTCAAATAGAAAATTCAATTATTATTGAAGATGAGGAAGGAGTTGTCAAGAAAGATAGCATTGTTAAAGTTGATTTTGTTGAACTTGATGATCTTTTAAATGAAATAGTATCAACAAAAAGACAAGACTTTGTTTTTACAGTTGGTAAATCTGAAACCTATTATGATTTTGATAGAGATGTAATTGGTATGAGAATAAATGAGGAGAGAGTTATAGAAAAATCCTATATTACTGATTACAAATTTGAAGAACTTGCGGGTTCTTTAAAAAAATTGAAAATTAAGATTAAAAGTATTAAAAAAAGAGATCTCCCTTTAATAGATGATGAGTTTGCAAAAGATATTAGCGAGAGATATAATACGCTAGATGATCTTAAAAATTTTATAAGATCTAAGATTTTAAGTCTTGTTGAAGAAAAAAAAGAAGCTTTAAAGCTAAATAAATTTTTTTCTACTATTTCTGAAAAATTAGAAATAGATATTCCTCGTTCAATGATTGAAGCTGAAATTGAAATTGCTTTTAAGGATGCCAAAAGACAAAATAAGATGAGTCTTGAAGAGTTTAAAAGTATGTTTTATTCTTCAGGATATAATGGTAGTGATAGTTTAAAAGATGAAATTCTTAGCAATTTGAAATCTAAGTTGATAATTCAGAAAATGGTAGATTTAGATCCAATTAAAGTTACTGAGAATGATCTTAAGGATGAGATGGTTAGGCAGTCTGAGAATTCAGGTGTGAGTTATGAAGAAATTAAAAAATTTTATGAAGATCAAAATTTGATTTTTTATTTAAAGGATGATATCAAAAGGAAAATAGTTGAGAAAAAAATTTTAGCAAGTCTTAAAGAGGTAAAGGGTAAGCAAGTTTCTTTTAAAGATTTTGTTAATTATAAAATTTGTGAGTAA
- the pepD gene encoding beta-Ala-His dipeptidase: MSIVIDSFREISKIPRCSKNVKGIINFIKERAKKFGYSFKEDSVGNIVVQIKSNNNIDMPPIILQSHVDMVCEKNESSLHNFETDPIKIVEEDGYLKGVGTTLGADNGIGVAMMLGIMSEADSFPHPDLELLFTVDEEIGLIGALGLDSKLCNGKSLINLDGEEEGYFLVGCAGSRLVEIVFSPQYNLATKKTKVEILLKGLKGGHSGADIHLDLANSLKLMFFALFEIKANIDFEIESIFGGESSNAIPNEAKALICINDSDYELLSKELKLFVFKVKSIYSLENEFDIIVNKKEFSSVKVLDENSKSRLLNMGMGFLHGVQRVENHENKLIKTSLNFSSLLKMQDEYIFTFLIRSLLDSDKEYVFNHLQSISDLSGASWRIIYDYPSWKSDKNSSLLKHLQGVYKEMYLEDANVSLIHAGLETGIISSKLGGIESVTLGPWIESPHTTRERVNISSAIRVYDFLKKSLERFQKF; the protein is encoded by the coding sequence ATGAGTATTGTAATTGATTCTTTTAGAGAAATATCAAAAATTCCAAGATGTTCAAAAAATGTCAAAGGAATTATTAATTTTATTAAGGAGAGAGCCAAAAAATTTGGTTATTCTTTTAAAGAAGATAGTGTTGGTAATATTGTGGTGCAGATAAAATCTAATAATAACATTGATATGCCTCCTATTATTTTACAATCTCATGTTGATATGGTTTGTGAAAAAAATGAATCAAGTTTACATAATTTTGAAACAGATCCAATTAAAATTGTTGAAGAAGATGGATATCTTAAAGGAGTAGGGACTACTCTTGGAGCTGATAATGGGATTGGGGTAGCTATGATGTTGGGCATTATGAGTGAGGCCGATAGCTTCCCCCATCCCGATTTAGAACTTCTTTTTACCGTTGATGAAGAAATAGGTTTAATAGGTGCTCTTGGTCTTGATTCTAAATTATGTAATGGTAAAAGCCTTATTAATCTTGATGGAGAGGAAGAAGGATATTTTTTAGTTGGTTGTGCGGGATCAAGACTTGTTGAGATTGTTTTTTCTCCTCAATATAATCTTGCAACAAAAAAAACAAAAGTGGAAATTTTGCTCAAAGGACTTAAAGGTGGTCATTCTGGGGCAGATATTCATTTAGATTTGGCAAATTCTTTAAAATTAATGTTTTTTGCTCTTTTTGAAATTAAAGCAAATATTGATTTTGAGATTGAAAGTATTTTTGGTGGAGAGAGCAGTAATGCAATTCCAAATGAAGCTAAGGCTTTAATCTGTATCAATGATAGTGATTATGAATTATTAAGTAAAGAGCTTAAACTTTTTGTATTTAAAGTTAAAAGTATATATTCTCTTGAAAATGAATTTGACATTATTGTTAATAAAAAAGAATTTTCATCAGTTAAAGTTCTTGATGAAAATAGCAAAAGCAGGCTTTTGAATATGGGAATGGGATTTTTACATGGAGTTCAAAGAGTAGAAAATCATGAAAATAAGCTTATCAAGACCTCTTTAAATTTTTCAAGTCTTTTAAAAATGCAAGATGAGTATATTTTTACTTTTTTAATAAGATCTTTATTGGATTCAGACAAAGAGTATGTGTTTAATCATTTACAATCAATAAGTGATTTATCAGGAGCTAGTTGGCGTATAATTTATGATTATCCTTCTTGGAAATCCGATAAGAATAGTAGTCTTTTAAAACATCTTCAAGGCGTTTATAAAGAGATGTATCTTGAAGATGCTAATGTTTCTTTAATACATGCAGGGCTTGAAACAGGTATAATATCTTCTAAGTTAGGAGGCATAGAGTCTGTTACTCTTGGACCTTGGATTGAGTCGCCCCATACTACTAGAGAAAGGGTAAATATTTCTTCGGCTATTAGAGTTTATGATTTTTTGAAAAAAAGTTTAGAAAGATTTCAAAAATTTTAG
- a CDS encoding ATP-dependent helicase, with protein sequence MLPDDFFKKSLNQFQYEAVTTIEGALLIIAGAGSGKTRVVTHRIAYLLLKGIAQKEILALTFTNKAANEMKDRIKKILKSPLSNLMVSTFHAFGLFFLKENYKLLGYRKNFSIYDDNDRISLLKEILLDEGLLNKKVSLNSLSNVISLFKNGILTLNDLKEEDINIFRLYEERLRLYNSFDFDDLILKPKELLSNNSDIRNKYSKRYKYVLIDEFQDTSLIQYNFIRLLINHSNLCCVGDDDQSIYSWRGASYNNMLQFEKDYNAKEIKLEQNYRSAKNILDVANSVILNNKNRKEKTLWSSKMCSKVIDFFIFEDEIQESEFVASQIIELSKLEGFQSKKIGVLMRTNALFKNVEMIFKRQGIKYKVSGGTSFFQRKEIKDIISYLNVIINPKSDYDLLRIINIPRRGIGKEYLKKIRDMADKKGCCIYDALCDIAFSFASISSYDKVLNKQVIESIEDFVSFIEEYQYKFSIKKNTYSNIIKEMIESIEYWGFLVSENPNSIKVAEYKYQNIEGFLSIIKNWESKQLGELRDLSSFLNYIVLQSNEVSEESENININLMTVHSAKGLEFDYVFFIAVEDNIIPHHRIIEDSELDLEEERRVFYVALTRAKDSLVITMANKRKKDRQIFEQLPSRFISEIPKEFLNFNYYADFIENKAR encoded by the coding sequence ATCTTGCCTGATGATTTTTTTAAAAAATCTCTCAATCAATTTCAGTATGAAGCAGTTACCACTATTGAAGGTGCCCTTTTAATTATTGCTGGTGCTGGTAGTGGAAAAACAAGAGTTGTTACTCATAGAATAGCTTATTTGCTTTTAAAAGGCATTGCTCAAAAGGAAATTTTAGCCTTAACTTTTACCAACAAGGCGGCTAATGAAATGAAGGATAGAATTAAAAAAATTTTAAAAAGTCCTCTTAGCAATCTTATGGTTTCAACTTTTCATGCTTTTGGACTTTTCTTTTTAAAAGAAAATTATAAATTGTTAGGATATAGAAAAAACTTCAGCATTTATGATGATAATGATAGAATTTCTCTTCTTAAAGAGATTTTACTTGATGAGGGCCTTTTAAATAAAAAAGTTTCCTTAAATTCACTTAGTAATGTTATTTCACTTTTTAAAAATGGAATTCTTACCCTTAATGATTTAAAGGAAGAAGATATAAATATTTTTAGACTTTATGAAGAGCGATTAAGGCTTTATAATTCTTTTGATTTTGACGATTTGATTTTAAAACCAAAAGAATTGTTAAGTAATAATTCTGATATTAGAAATAAATATTCTAAAAGATATAAGTATGTTTTGATTGATGAGTTTCAAGATACTTCTTTGATTCAATATAATTTTATTCGTCTTTTGATAAATCATAGTAATTTATGTTGTGTTGGAGATGATGATCAATCGATATATTCTTGGCGTGGGGCTAGTTATAATAATATGTTGCAATTTGAAAAAGATTACAACGCTAAAGAAATAAAGCTTGAACAAAATTATCGTTCTGCAAAAAATATTTTAGATGTTGCCAATTCTGTGATTTTAAATAATAAAAATAGGAAAGAAAAGACTTTGTGGTCTTCAAAGATGTGTAGCAAAGTTATAGATTTTTTTATATTTGAGGATGAAATTCAAGAATCTGAGTTTGTTGCAAGCCAAATCATAGAGCTTTCAAAGCTAGAAGGTTTTCAATCTAAAAAGATAGGAGTTCTTATGAGAACTAATGCTCTTTTTAAAAACGTTGAAATGATTTTTAAAAGACAGGGCATAAAATATAAAGTTTCAGGGGGAACATCTTTTTTCCAAAGAAAAGAAATAAAAGATATTATTTCTTATTTAAATGTAATAATAAATCCTAAAAGTGATTATGATCTGCTTAGAATCATTAATATTCCAAGAAGGGGGATTGGCAAGGAATATTTGAAAAAAATTAGAGATATGGCAGACAAGAAAGGCTGTTGTATTTATGATGCTCTTTGTGATATTGCTTTTTCTTTTGCAAGCATTTCTAGTTATGATAAAGTTTTAAATAAACAAGTCATTGAAAGTATAGAAGATTTTGTATCTTTTATTGAAGAGTATCAATATAAATTTAGCATAAAAAAAAACACGTATTCTAATATAATCAAAGAAATGATAGAAAGTATTGAATATTGGGGATTTTTAGTTAGTGAAAATCCTAATTCAATTAAAGTAGCTGAATATAAATATCAAAATATAGAAGGGTTTTTAAGTATAATTAAAAATTGGGAATCTAAACAATTAGGTGAATTGAGAGATTTAAGTAGTTTTTTAAACTATATAGTTCTTCAATCTAATGAAGTAAGTGAGGAATCTGAAAATATCAATATTAATTTAATGACAGTGCACTCTGCTAAAGGCTTGGAATTTGATTATGTATTTTTTATTGCTGTTGAAGACAATATTATTCCTCATCATAGAATCATTGAAGATAGTGAACTTGACTTAGAAGAAGAGAGGCGAGTTTTTTATGTTGCATTAACTCGTGCAAAAGATTCTCTTGTTATTACTATGGCTAATAAGCGAAAAAAAGATAGGCAAATTTTTGAGCAGTTGCCTTCAAGATTTATTTCAGAAATTCCCAAAGAATTTTTAAATTTTAATTATTATGCAGATTTTATTGAAAATAAAGCCCGATAA
- the cheD gene encoding chemoreceptor glutamine deamidase CheD, producing the protein MLNHFNFKLKRDVTIIVPGEAFVSNKRVISTILGSCVAVVLCDESSNLIGMNHYVLVKSDLDISPAQRGRYGIYAIPMLINAMLENGANKSNLKAKLFGGTNFMAKGSVKVGLENSEFAINTLNKYRIPILAKDFDQSKSRKIFAFPESFKVIVEYPDGTKVF; encoded by the coding sequence ATGTTAAATCATTTTAATTTTAAATTGAAACGAGATGTTACAATAATAGTTCCAGGTGAAGCTTTTGTTTCAAATAAAAGAGTTATTTCTACAATTCTTGGTTCTTGTGTTGCTGTTGTGCTTTGCGACGAATCAAGCAATTTAATTGGAATGAACCATTATGTTCTAGTTAAGTCAGATCTTGATATATCTCCTGCTCAAAGGGGAAGGTATGGGATTTATGCTATTCCCATGTTGATAAATGCAATGTTAGAAAATGGTGCTAATAAAAGTAATCTTAAGGCTAAGCTTTTTGGGGGAACTAATTTTATGGCAAAAGGATCGGTTAAGGTGGGACTTGAAAATTCAGAGTTTGCTATTAATACATTAAATAAGTATCGTATTCCAATCTTAGCTAAAGATTTTGATCAATCTAAGTCACGAAAGATTTTTGCTTTTCCTGAAAGCTTTAAAGTTATTGTGGAATATCCAGATGGAACAAAGGTTTTTTAA
- a CDS encoding D-alanyl-D-alanine carboxypeptidase family protein, with protein sequence MNSICVVEKLLLTLFLFFFLLCDDLFAVNLAEINKLSQYAKSIVLMDFDTKRVLYSKNPNLVFPPASLTKIVTIYTALIEAEKRNIKLKSIVPISDSASYYNAPPNSSLMFLEKGQIVNFEEILKGLSVSSGNDASIAIAEFVVGDLNSFVNLMNINAFNLGLFNMHFVEPSGYSNENKITALDMAFFAKSYVEKFKFMLNIHSLKYFVYPKSKNLGTTLSSKFLNLKQRNANLLIDDYPYSDGLKTGYIKESGLNLVATALKGERRLIAVVLGVEKGINRFGEKMRTLIAKNLFEYGFNEYSKFPLIVKLKEKVYNGTVDTVALFSKEPFYYVLTKDEFDKINISYTVDKLVAPLSGDMPVGRAMIFLENEKVGDVALFSSEVDKLGFWQGLYKSFVNFF encoded by the coding sequence ATGAATAGTATTTGTGTTGTTGAAAAGTTGTTATTAACTTTATTTTTATTTTTTTTCTTACTTTGTGATGATCTTTTTGCAGTTAATTTAGCTGAGATTAATAAATTATCACAGTATGCAAAATCAATAGTTTTAATGGATTTTGATACTAAGAGGGTGCTTTATTCTAAGAATCCTAATTTGGTTTTTCCTCCAGCATCACTTACAAAGATTGTTACAATTTATACAGCTTTAATTGAGGCTGAAAAGCGAAATATAAAATTAAAAAGCATAGTTCCTATTAGCGATTCTGCTTCATATTATAATGCGCCTCCGAATTCTTCTTTAATGTTTTTAGAAAAAGGTCAAATTGTTAATTTTGAAGAGATTTTAAAAGGACTTTCAGTTTCGTCAGGCAATGATGCTTCTATTGCAATTGCTGAGTTTGTAGTAGGCGATTTAAATAGTTTTGTTAATTTGATGAATATTAATGCCTTTAATTTAGGACTTTTTAATATGCATTTTGTTGAACCTTCTGGATATAGCAATGAAAATAAAATTACAGCACTAGATATGGCCTTTTTTGCAAAATCTTATGTAGAAAAGTTTAAATTTATGCTTAATATCCATTCCTTAAAGTATTTTGTTTATCCAAAGAGTAAAAATTTAGGAACTACTTTATCGTCAAAATTTTTAAACTTAAAACAAAGAAATGCTAATCTATTAATAGATGATTATCCTTATTCAGATGGTCTTAAAACGGGATATATTAAGGAATCAGGCTTAAATCTTGTTGCTACTGCTTTAAAGGGCGAAAGAAGATTGATAGCAGTTGTATTGGGAGTTGAAAAAGGAATTAATAGGTTTGGAGAGAAAATGAGAACTTTGATTGCAAAAAATTTATTTGAGTATGGATTTAATGAATATTCTAAATTCCCTTTAATAGTAAAATTAAAAGAAAAAGTCTATAATGGTACAGTAGATACAGTTGCTCTTTTTTCTAAAGAGCCTTTTTATTATGTTTTGACTAAAGATGAATTTGATAAAATTAATATAAGTTATACTGTTGATAAACTGGTTGCCCCTCTTAGTGGGGATATGCCTGTTGGGAGGGCTATGATTTTTTTAGAAAATGAAAAAGTAGGAGATGTTGCTTTGTTTAGTAGCGAAGTGGATAAATTAGGGTTTTGGCAAGGTCTTTATAAGAGTTTTGTAAATTTTTTTTAA
- a CDS encoding lactate permease LctP family transporter — protein sequence MNFYDFIAALAPMILIIIGLGIIKKPAYYVIPISLITTIAIVIFYKNLGIVNTSLAVLEGTLMGIWPIVTVIIAAIFTYKMSEDQKDIETIKNILSNVSSDKRIIVLLVAWGFGNFLEGVAGYGTAVSIPVSILIAMGFEPFFACLICLIMNTSSTAYGSVGIPIISLAQATNLDANKLSSEIALQLILPTLTIPFVLVILTGGGIKGLKGVFLLTLLSGMSMAISQVFISKALGPELPAILGSILSMTITIVYAKFFENKDTHEHKNKSTIPLSKGIIACSPYILIVAFIVLVSPLFNKIHEYLITFQSTISIYPEANPLHFKWITSPGFLIILATIISYSMRGVPILKQLKIFILTLKKMALSSFIIICIVAISRLMTHSGMIRDLANGISIITGQFGPLFSPLIGAIGTFLTGSDTVSNVLFGPLQTQMAENIGTNPYWLAAANTTGATGGKMISPQNITIATTTAGLIGQEGKLLSKTITYALYYILATGLLVYLV from the coding sequence ATGAATTTTTATGATTTTATAGCAGCTTTGGCACCAATGATCCTAATAATTATTGGACTTGGCATAATAAAAAAACCTGCTTACTATGTAATACCTATATCATTAATAACCACTATTGCTATAGTTATATTTTATAAAAACTTAGGAATAGTAAACACAAGTCTTGCAGTACTTGAAGGCACATTAATGGGGATATGGCCAATAGTAACCGTAATTATTGCTGCCATATTTACATATAAAATGTCAGAAGATCAAAAAGACATAGAAACTATTAAAAATATATTATCAAACGTATCTTCTGATAAAAGAATCATAGTCTTACTAGTAGCATGGGGATTTGGAAATTTTTTAGAAGGAGTTGCCGGATACGGAACTGCTGTTTCAATTCCTGTATCAATATTAATAGCAATGGGATTTGAACCATTTTTTGCCTGCTTAATCTGTTTAATAATGAATACCTCTTCGACCGCTTATGGATCTGTGGGAATTCCTATAATATCTTTAGCTCAAGCAACTAACTTAGATGCTAACAAGCTTTCATCTGAGATTGCATTGCAACTAATACTCCCAACCTTAACAATACCTTTTGTATTAGTAATTCTTACAGGAGGAGGCATTAAAGGATTAAAAGGGGTTTTTCTTCTTACCCTACTCTCAGGCATGTCAATGGCAATATCTCAAGTATTCATATCAAAAGCTTTAGGCCCAGAACTTCCTGCAATCCTTGGAAGCATCCTTTCTATGACAATAACAATAGTTTATGCAAAGTTTTTTGAAAATAAAGACACTCACGAACACAAAAATAAAAGCACAATACCTTTATCAAAAGGAATTATTGCTTGCTCACCCTACATTTTAATAGTAGCATTTATAGTACTTGTATCTCCTCTTTTTAACAAAATTCACGAATACCTTATAACTTTTCAAAGCACTATTAGTATTTATCCAGAAGCAAATCCCCTACACTTTAAATGGATTACCTCTCCAGGCTTCTTGATTATACTTGCAACAATAATATCCTATTCAATGCGAGGAGTCCCAATATTAAAACAACTAAAAATATTTATACTAACCTTGAAAAAAATGGCATTATCTTCATTTATAATCATATGCATTGTTGCAATATCAAGATTAATGACACACAGTGGAATGATAAGAGATCTTGCTAATGGAATCTCAATAATAACAGGTCAATTTGGCCCATTATTTAGTCCACTAATTGGAGCTATTGGGACATTTTTAACAGGAAGCGACACAGTTTCAAACGTTCTTTTTGGACCTTTACAAACACAAATGGCAGAAAATATTGGAACAAATCCTTACTGGCTTGCGGCAGCAAATACAACAGGAGCAACTGGAGGGAAAATGATTTCTCCCCAAAACATCACAATAGCAACAACAACTGCCGGATTAATTGGACAAGAGGGCAAACTTTTATCAAAAACAATAACTTACGCTTTATACTACATTCTAGCAACAGGATTACTAGTTTATTTAGTATAA
- a CDS encoding integrin-binding adhesin P66 family protein: MKNHILYKLIIFLTTSAAIFAADALKEKDIFKINPWIPTFGFENTSEFRFDMDELVPGFENKSKITIKLKPFEANPELGKDDPFSAYIKVEDLALKAEGKKDAQFKIDVGDITAQINIYDFFIKISTMTDFDFNKESLFSFAPMTGFKSTYYGFPSNDRAVRGTILARGTSKNIGTIQLGYKLPQIDLTFAIGGTGTGNRNQENDKDTPYNKTYQGILYGIQATWKPIKNILDQNEDTQSVIAETPFELNFGLSGAYGNETFNNSSITYSLKDKSLIGNDLLSPTLSNSAILASFGAQYKLGLTKINNKNTYLILQMGTDFGIDPFASDFSVFGHISKAANLKKGISLDPSKKAEDIFDPNGNALNFNKNTELGIAFSTGASIGLAWNKDAGEKESWKVKGSDSYSTRLFGEQDKKSGVALGISYGQNLYRSKDTEKRLKTISENAFQSLNVEISSYEDNKKGLMNGLGWITSIGLYDILRQKSVENYPTSTLSANENNQAGQSSTGTQAITPNLTFEDAMKLGIALYLDYAIPIESISTEAYVVPYIGAYLLGPSNKISSDATKIYLKTGLSLEKLIRFTTISLGWDSNNIIELANKNANNAAIGSAFLQFKIAYSGS, from the coding sequence ATGAAAAATCATATTTTATATAAATTAATTATATTTTTAACCACATCTGCAGCAATATTTGCAGCAGACGCATTAAAGGAAAAAGATATATTTAAAATAAACCCGTGGATACCGACATTTGGATTTGAAAACACAAGTGAATTCAGATTTGATATGGATGAACTTGTCCCTGGGTTTGAAAACAAAAGTAAAATTACTATTAAACTTAAACCATTTGAAGCTAATCCAGAATTAGGCAAAGACGATCCATTTTCAGCTTACATTAAAGTGGAAGATCTTGCATTAAAAGCAGAAGGCAAAAAAGACGCTCAATTCAAAATCGATGTAGGAGATATAACAGCCCAAATTAATATATACGATTTTTTTATTAAAATAAGTACTATGACAGATTTTGACTTTAATAAAGAATCTTTATTTAGCTTTGCGCCTATGACTGGATTCAAAAGCACTTACTATGGATTCCCAAGTAATGATAGAGCAGTAAGAGGGACAATTCTTGCAAGAGGTACTTCTAAAAACATAGGAACAATTCAACTGGGATACAAACTCCCACAAATCGACCTTACATTTGCAATAGGAGGAACAGGCACAGGTAATAGAAATCAAGAGAATGACAAAGACACTCCATACAATAAAACCTATCAAGGAATCCTTTATGGAATTCAAGCAACATGGAAGCCAATAAAAAATATACTTGATCAAAACGAAGATACTCAATCTGTAATTGCAGAAACACCTTTTGAATTAAACTTTGGCTTATCAGGAGCTTATGGAAATGAAACATTCAATAATTCATCAATAACATACTCTTTAAAAGATAAATCCCTAATTGGTAACGATTTATTAAGCCCAACTTTATCAAATTCTGCAATTTTGGCATCTTTTGGAGCTCAATATAAGCTTGGATTAACAAAAATCAATAATAAAAATACCTATCTTATTTTACAAATGGGTACTGATTTTGGAATAGATCCTTTTGCAAGCGATTTTTCTGTATTTGGACACATCTCAAAAGCAGCAAATTTGAAAAAAGGAATATCTTTAGATCCTAGTAAAAAAGCCGAGGATATATTTGATCCAAATGGCAATGCCCTTAATTTCAATAAAAATACAGAACTGGGCATTGCATTTTCAACAGGAGCAAGCATAGGGCTTGCTTGGAATAAAGACGCCGGTGAAAAAGAATCTTGGAAAGTTAAAGGATCTGATTCCTACAGTACAAGACTATTTGGAGAACAAGACAAAAAATCTGGAGTTGCATTAGGAATAAGCTATGGGCAAAATCTTTACAGATCTAAAGATACAGAAAAAAGATTAAAAACCATATCTGAAAATGCATTTCAAAGCTTAAATGTTGAAATCTCAAGCTATGAAGACAACAAAAAGGGGCTTATGAATGGACTGGGTTGGATAACATCTATCGGTCTTTATGATATTTTAAGACAAAAATCTGTAGAAAACTATCCTACATCAACCTTAAGTGCTAATGAGAACAATCAAGCTGGACAAAGTTCAACAGGCACACAAGCCATAACACCTAATTTAACATTTGAAGACGCAATGAAACTAGGCATAGCTTTATATCTTGATTATGCAATTCCAATAGAATCCATTTCAACAGAAGCATATGTAGTACCATATATTGGAGCATACCTTTTAGGACCTTCTAATAAAATATCAAGCGATGCTACAAAAATTTATTTAAAAACAGGACTTAGCCTTGAAAAACTAATAAGATTTACAACAATTTCTCTTGGATGGGATTCAAATAATATTATAGAACTTGCTAATAAAAACGCAAATAATGCTGCTATTGGCAGTGCTTTCTTGCAATTCAAAATAGCCTACAGCGGAAGCTAA